In one window of Cytophagaceae bacterium ABcell3 DNA:
- the msrB gene encoding peptide-methionine (R)-S-oxide reductase MsrB, giving the protein MLRWNDIIHFTQKGNPKPDQRIEKSEEEWKGLLTPEQYNIARKKGTESPYSGQYCEAHGPGKYACICCGTLLFDSAEKYDSHSGWPSFTQPVKPNAVKYEVDNSFGMKRVEIMCNTCDCHLGHIFPDGPEPSGLRYCVNSESIKKVE; this is encoded by the coding sequence ATGTTACGCTGGAACGACATTATACATTTTACCCAAAAAGGAAACCCTAAACCTGACCAAAGAATAGAGAAAAGCGAAGAGGAATGGAAGGGGTTATTAACACCGGAACAATACAACATAGCCCGCAAGAAAGGCACAGAAAGCCCCTACTCAGGCCAGTACTGCGAAGCCCATGGCCCAGGGAAGTATGCATGCATTTGCTGCGGCACATTACTTTTTGATTCTGCTGAAAAATACGATTCACACTCAGGATGGCCAAGTTTCACACAGCCGGTAAAGCCCAATGCCGTGAAATATGAAGTAGACAACAGTTTTGGAATGAAACGGGTCGAGATCATGTGCAACACCTGCGACTGCCACCTTGGCCACATATTCCCAGACGGCCCTGAACCCAGTGGGCTGCGTTATTGCGTAAACTCTGAAAGTATTAAGAAAGTGGAGTAA